In Kineococcus mangrovi, the sequence CGACGAGCTGCCGGCCCTGGTGGAGACGGTCCGTGCCGCTGCGGCCGGCCGGCGCCGGCCGCCGGCCCCGTGGCTGCCGCCGCTGCCGGAGGTCGTCGGACCGGAGGACCTCCCGCGGTCGGCGGGCGAGGGTCTCGCGTGGGGTCTGGCCGACCGGCCCGAGCGGCAGGACCGCGCCGTCGTGCGCTGGGACCTGGACGCCGGGTCGCACCTGCTCGTCGTCGGCGGGGTCCGCAGCGGGCGCACCACGCTGCTGCACCGGCTCGCCGTCGAGGCGGGCCACCGCCCGGACGTCGAGGTCCACGTCCTGGACGGCGGCGGAGAGTTGCGCGCCCTGGCCGGGACCGGCGGAACCGGCTCGGTCGTCGGGCGGGAGGAGGTGTGGCGGGCGGGCCGGGTCCTTGAGCGGCTGCAGGCCGAGGTCGACGCCCGCCGGGCCGCCCCCACCCCCGGTGGGCTGCTGGTGCTCGTCGTCGACGGGTGGGAGTCGTGGTCGGCGGCGCTGGCGGCGGCCGACCCCGTCACCGGCACGGACCCCCTGCTGCGGCTGCTGCGCGAGGGGTCCGGGGCCGGGCTGCGGGTCGTGGTGGCCGGTGACCGGCAGTGCCTGACGGGGGCCGTCGCGGCCACCGCGGGCCAGGTGGTGCTGCTGCGCACGGCCGACCGTGGGGACGCGAGCCTGCTCGGGGTGCGCCCGGCGGAGGTGCCGCGCGCCGCCGTCCCCGGCCGGGGGCTGCTCGTCGCCGACGGCCGGGCCACCGAGGTGCAGGTCGCGCGGCCCCGCGAGCCCGGTCCGCCCCGCCCGACCCGGCTGTCGGTGGCGCCCCTGCCGCGGCGCTGCCCGGTGCCCGCGCCGAGCCCGGCGGGGCTCGTCCTGGGCCGCGGCGGCGACGACGCCGGGCCGGTCGCGGTGGCCGTGGACCCCGTGCTGCTCGTGGCCGGTCCGGCCGGCAGCGGCCGGACCACCGCGCTGCGGGCCCTGGCGGCGCAGGACCCGGGCAGCGTGTGGGCGCGGTCGGCGGACGCGGGGACCGTGCGGACGGCGCTGGCCGAGGGCCGGCTCGTGCTCGTCGACGACGTGACCCGACCGTTGCCGGTGGCGACGGAGGAGGCGCTGGTGGGTGCGTTGCAGGACGGGCGGGCGGCCCGCGTCGTGGTCGCCGGCGACGGGCAGGAGCTGGCGGGCAGCTTCCGGGGCGTGGCGGCGGTGGCCCGCACGCTGGCCCGCACCACGGTCCTGCTCGGCCGTGCCGACCGCGTCCCCGCCGACGTCCTGGGTCGTCGCCCCGTCCTGGCGCCCGGTCCGGGCCCGGGCGCGGGCTTCGTGGTGCTCGACGGGGTCTGGACCAGCGTGCGGGTCGGCCTCGCCGACTCCGCGGCGGACTGCCCTACCGTGGTCGGGTGACCTCCCCGACGCCCCGCGCGACCCTGCGCACCGCGACCCCCGAGGACGGGGCCGCCATCGCGGGGCTGGTCCGCGAGCTGGCCGAGTACGAACGCGAGCCGGACGCCGCGCAGGCGACGGCCGAGGACTTCACCCGGGCCCTGCAGCCGGGCACCGGCATCGGGTGCGTCGTGGCGGAGGTCGAGGTGGACGGTCGGCCCGAGGTGGTCGGCATGGCGCTGTGGTACACGACGTTCTCCACCTGGCTGGGCCGGCAAGGCATGTGGTTGGAGGACCTGTACGTGCGGCCCGAGCACCGCCGAGGCGGCATCGGGTCGGCGTTCTTCGCCGAGCTGGGGCGGATCTGCACCCAGCGGGGCTTCGGGCGGCTGGAGTTCTGGGTGCTGGACTGGAACAGTCCGGCGCACGCCTTCTACCAGGCCCTGGGCGCCCGTCCGGAGGACGACTGGACCGTCTGGCGCCTGGACGGCGAGCGGTTGACGACCCTCGGCGGTGATGCCCCGATCGTGACGTGACGTAGTCGCGCTTGTACGTTGAGCATCAGCCCGACAGCGAACCCGGCCCCGAAAGGATCCAGTCACGTGTCGACCCCCACGACCGGTGAACCGGCCGGCGACCCGCCCGCGGACGCCTCCACCGACCTGGTGGAGCTGCGGGTGCCGGCCGACCCGGCCTACCTGACCGTCGTGCGCACCGCGAGCGCCGGGTTGGCCGCCCGTCTGGACCTGACCCTCGACGAGATCGAGGACCTGCGCATCGCCGTCGACGAGGCGTGCACGCTGCTGCTGGGCCCGAGCCCGTCCGAGGCCGACCTCGTGGCGACCTTCCGCCTCGGGGAGGGGTCGCTGGAGGTGGAGGTGCGGGGACCGGCCCGCGAGCTGCCCGAGCGCTCGAGCTTCGCCTGGGCGGTCCTGGAGGCCCTGGTCGGGGAGGTCTTCACGGGGACCTCGGCCACCGGGGCCTGGATCGTGCTGCGGCACAGCAAGACGTCGGGCGCGCCGCTCGGCGTGGTCGCGGGGGTCGGGTGAACGGTACGTCGCACCGTTCGCCGGCGCGGGACGTGCCGGCAGCGCGCGGGGGCGAGCACGACGCCGACACCCCGCTCCTGGAGCGCATGGCCTCCCTCGCTCCCGACGACCCCGAGCGGGCCCGCCTGCGCGAGCAGCTGACCCGGCGCCACCTCCCCCTCGCCGAGCACCTGGCCGCCCGCTTCGCCGGCCGGGGGGAACCGCAGGACGACCTCGCGCAGGTCGCGACCATCGGCCTGCTCAA encodes:
- a CDS encoding GNAT family N-acetyltransferase, which gives rise to MTSPTPRATLRTATPEDGAAIAGLVRELAEYEREPDAAQATAEDFTRALQPGTGIGCVVAEVEVDGRPEVVGMALWYTTFSTWLGRQGMWLEDLYVRPEHRRGGIGSAFFAELGRICTQRGFGRLEFWVLDWNSPAHAFYQALGARPEDDWTVWRLDGERLTTLGGDAPIVT